The DNA region GGGAGGGTACAACGAGCTGTGTGACATCTGGTCCCTGGGGATCACGGCCATTGAACTGGCTGAGCTGCAGCCACCACTTTTTGATGTTCATCCTCTCAGGTAGGCAGGTCCCCCTAGTCCCCCTGAAGGAGACGTCCAAGGGTCCCCCAGCACCGAATGCCTTTTCTCCAGCCATCAGGTCTGGCTCCCTTGGGGGTCTGAACCCCATGTGCTTCCCCTGCTATTCTAGAGTTCTCTTCCTCATGACCAAGAGTGGCTACCAGCCTCCCCGGCTAAAGGAAAAGAGCAAATGGTAAAGGAGGTTCATGTTGAGGGACAGGGTGGGCCGGGCCAGGGCTGGAAGGTCTGATGGGAGAGGCCTCTAGTCTCACCCCGGAACCTGGCTTCTTCCTCCAAGGTCAGCTGCCTTCCACAACTTTGTCAAAGTCACACTCACCAAGAGCCCCAAGAAACGACCTGGCGCCACCAAGATGCTCAGTGTAAATCCCCTTCCCCGAGAAGCACCCCACCCGCTCCCCGGTTCTCCTAGCCCAGGATTCCTGCACAGACCCCTGTGGCCCCTCAAAATTTCCCAGGACCACTCCAGACCCTCCAAATCATATCCTCCAGACTTTTCTGAGACCCCTAATTATTAGAACTCACGAATGCCCAAGGACCCTAGGACCCATTCCCGAGAGTCCTCTGGAATTCCAAGGAAAGGCTGGTCTCCTCTAAGGCCCCCCTGGAATTCTCCAGGCCTCCCTGGAGGGCCCTGTATTCTTCTACTCCCTTAAAGCTTCTCAGAGTTCCGCACATTTCCTGCCTTCTCCCCCAGCAGGCCCCTTGGGCAGCTCTCAGGCCCTGTCCCCGCCCTTCCTGCCACCCCAGCCCTGGTCTACTgactccctcttccttccccagcaCCAGCTGGTGTCCCAGCCCGGGCTGAGTAGGGGCCTGATCCTAGATCTTCTGGACAAGATGAGGAATCCCGGAAAGGGGCTCCCCATTGCTGAGACTGAAGATGAGGATCCCGAGGTGAGGGTCCCGGCTGCCACGAGAGCAGGACCCTCCTGGCCTTTGCCCAGGCCCATCCCCCCCTGCCGCACCTCCCTTAGGATGGATGGGAAGAGGGCGGGAGGCAGGGAGCTTGGCACAGGGCTGGGTGCAGAGGGTCGTGGGAGAGAGGAAGGCTCGCGGCTGGACCCAAGCTGCTGGCGGGGGCTGCTTGGGGGCCATGAGCCCTGATTTGGTACCCTTCCACCCAGCCACCTCCTGCCATCCCTCGGCGTATCAGGTCCACCCACCAGTCCAGCTCTCTGGGGATCCCAGACGCAGATTGCTATCGTGAGTAGAAAATCCTACAGTTTGGGGACACCTGATAGATCCTATAATAGATCCAAGAGACCCCCTTTGCCTACCATCAGGTCACCAGAGACCCTTATCACCATCTGATTTCATAAGAGACCCAAAGAACCTCATCAGAGACCCCAAAGAACCTTATCACCACCTGACCCACATAACAACCATAGAGACCCCCACCTCTCCGAACTGCAAACAGACCTCATGAGGCCTCCCATCCACCAAGGAGACCTCAGGAATCTATCAGAATCCCTGATACCcaaatggattctttttttttttgcacaggggattgaactcaggggcgcttaaccactgaaccacattcccagcccccaaatgGATTTTGAAAACACTCTATAACTACTTTGAGCTCTTCTATCTCTCTGATCCCAAACACTGACCCCCAAAGTGAGATCTCTATAAGCCAAGACCCTTCCTCTAAGGGACAGTACCAACCCGAGATCCTGACTCTAACCTcccccctcttcttcttctctccgcCGTCTTGCTGCCTGCTCCTGGCTCACGGTTATCTTCCTCACCCGCACCCAGGGAGGCACATGGAGTTCAGGAAGCTCCGAGGAGTGGAGCCCAGACCCCCAGCCGACAGCACTGTGAGACGCCCTCCCCCTCCCCGAGGGCCCCCTCCCCTGGGCATGGCTTACCCTTCCCTATCCCACAGGCTCGCCTACAGCCACCCGCAGACTTCAGGAGCAGCAGTCCCAGGTCAGGCcccctggggtgggaggggagggcacTGGGGGTACCTGGGAGCTGCCTGAAGCTCATGCCTGTCACTCTTCAGGAGCCACCTGTCAGAGTCCGATGATGATTACGACGATGTGGACATGTGAgaagcccagccccaggccctctcTGCAGCCCCAGCTGCCGACGCATGCCCAGTTGACCCTACCTTCCTTACCCCTGGCCCTTGAGCCCTGACCTGACCCCCAGCGCCGACCCTTCGTGCCCTCACCCCAGGCCTTGCCCCAGTTCCCTCCAGGATGTCACCTGCCCCAGTCACACATCTTTCCCCACCTATCCGCTCAGCCTGGTCCTTCAGCCAATCCCAGATGTAGCTCCCAGATGGGTGGGTCCAGCCCCCAGAGCACCCCCGACATCAACTCAGCCCTAGCCCCGGCCTCAGGACCTGATCCTTTGGTGTCTCTCACCCAACCTCTAACTAAAACTCAGTTTCTGAAAAATTTCCCCTGAGCCCCAGACCCAGAGCTGCACCCCAGTGTCACTCCACCTTCCCCAAGCCCCGGCCTAGGGCAGCCACAAGGCCCACTCCTCAGGCCCTCCACACATCTCGTGTGCAGTGGGGGCAGTCGCAGAGTGAGACCTGCATCCCGCCAGGGCAAGCTGTCTGTCACTGGGCTTCAGGGAGTCAGAGGCTCCATGTGTGGCCAGTGCTTCCGGTCCCAGGGTTGCTGTCACTGTTGTCACTGTGGCTCTTGGTCCCGTAGTCCTCAGCTCCAAGGAGACCCAGTGGCCCCCTTCCATCCTGgcctcccagccccaggccttAGCCTTCTCCCGCACCCCGCCCACTTCCCCCCATTGTGTTACAGCCCCCCCTCTGCAGAGGACACTCCCCCGCCACTGCCCCCCAAGGTAAGGCCCTGCAGGCCGGTAGCCAGGTCCTCAGATGCAGGGATGCTGGGCTGTCCGGGGCTGGGAGTCTGGGAGTCCTGGACAGTGGATCCATTCAGACCTAGGCATCCCTCAACCTAGGGATCGGGTATTTAGCTTGGCTTCGTGGACACTGGTCAGTAGCTGATCTTAGGAGTGCCCTGCCGCCCCCATTATTAACCTTTGGTTTCTGGAGTGCGTTGCTGTCTGGGGATGGGGTGTCCAGGGGAAGCCGGGGGCAGATGCAGGACACGGTGGGGAGGGTCAGAGCCGTGGCTGGTGCAGTCTGGGGGAGGTAGGGTTGGGTGGAGAGGGGTCCTCTCTGAGATCATCTAATGTATGTCCTCCGTGTTCTTCTCCTGTCTCCAAAGCCCAAGTTCCGTTCTCCATCAGATGAAGGTCCTGGGGGAATGGGGGATGAGGGGCacctgagcccaggggtgctggTCCGGTGTGCCAGTGGACCCCCCCCACGCACCCCCCATCTTGGTCCTCCCCCAGCCACCCGCAGCCCCCACCTCACTGCCCATTCAGGTAACAGGGTGGACCTGTTAGGGGAATGGAGGGTGGGCAGGGGCGGGGGTCCTGGGGGCTAATTTCCTCCCACCCCCTCTCAGAGCCCTCACTCTGGAACCCAGCTTCCCGGGAGCCTGACCAGCCCCCACTGCTGCCCcctaaaaaggaaaagatgaagagaaaggTGAGGCCAGCTGTGTGCCTTGGGAGGGGGCCGGGACACCCAGGCGGTATGGGAGGGCGTTGGGAGGACTAATAATCATAACGAGGGACATGTGTTGTTGAACACTTCTCTTCTTCTGTGCCGAATGCTGATACCTTGTCTTTCCGTAGTATCACCCTTCAGAGAGACAGGCAGTCATCACAGGCCAATGCAGTCCCAGCCATTcagagggtggggcaggaggagcaggagtttgtgagtttgaggccagccctggcAACCGCGTAGGGAGACTCCAACTTACACACACATAAGAAATAGATATCCCAAAGGTAGAGATCATTGACCATTCacggatggggaaactgaggcacagggcagGTAGGTAGCTTGCCCAGGTGGTTTATATAGCAGTGCCCCTTATCCATGGGGGTTATGTTCTAAGACCCTCACGGGATGCCAGAAACTATAGTATCAAACCCcacatatgtatttttcttatatacacataattatgatgtttgtttgatgaattaagacacagtaagagattaacaactaTAATAATCGACTAGGATAACTTGAACATTACACTGTAGTGAAAGTTGTATGAaacttgtgatttcttctttatcCCTGGAATTTTCCATGTCATGTTTCTGGACCATGGTTGGCCATGGGTATCTGAGACCATGGAAAGCAGACCGGGAATGGGAGTGAAGAGGCAGAGGtggggtttgatccctggcactcTGGCGACAGAGTCTTAACCACTGCATCTTCCTGTTCTCCGCTCGCTTTGGCTGGATCTGCCGCCGGCCCCTCCACGGCCTGCCCAGGGATGTGCCCTTCTCGTAAAGCTGTTCAATGGCTGTCCCCTCCGGATCCACAGCACAGCAGCCTGGACACACCCCTCCACCAAGGGTGGGCCTTTCCTAGAGTCCagcagggcctggggtggggtggagaagcCAAGGGGTGAGGGGGCCCGCGGAGGAGTTTTAATGGCAGCTCAAGGGCAGGGACAGGGGAGGGTCTTGGTGGGGTGGGAGTGGCAGGGAGTGGAGACCCCAATTGTATTTGGCTTTGAGGATCCAAgaggggaagaagggagaggagtTGAAGagttaaaattggaaaaattagAGTTTGGGGGTCAGGGTCCCCAAATCTCACAGAAAGGATAGAGTTTGGGGGACAAGATGGATGTGCAGAAGGTCAGCTGGAGGTTCATGATAGACTGTGGTCAGCATTTCGTGGTTAGGAGATTTAGAGATCAGAAAGCTACAGAGAAGAAGAGTTTGGGATCAAAGATGTAGAGACAAGGGTCAAAGTTAAAGGCATAGCATCAGAGTTCGGGGGTGATGCTGGGCAGATAAAGTTGCAGTTGAGGTTGTCAGAGTTTGGAGATCAGTGTGAAGACAGATTAGCAGCTGGAGGTCAGAACTGGGGCAGGCTATCTGGGGAGGCAGGTCTAAGGTTGGGGGAGGAACTAAGGAGACAGCGCCAGGTTCTGTATGTCAGAGAAGAACCACCTGAAAGTGGCAAGTCACTTTCACTTTCTCAGGGGACCCTGAGACTGGCTTAAGGGACTCAGATTGGGGGAAACAAAGGCTGGGATGAGAGAGAGAATAAAGGGCTAGAGCTGCAGCCTCAAGGCCAGTGTTTGGGTTCAGGCAGGCGGGGATCTGGGAGGTCCCCAGGACGAGATAGGTCCCAGTGTCCTCCCTGTCCTTTCCAGACCAGCACCTGCTCCTCGGGGCTGAAGAAGGCATTTTCATCTTGAACCGGAATGATCAGGAGGCCACGCTGGAGATGGTGAGGGACGGGATGGCCCCAAGGGttggacagggctgggggtggggggcgctaGGGTGTTACAGGAGCCATCTCCCCATCCTCTGCAGCTCTTTCCTAGCCGGACCACCTGGTTATACTCCATCAACAATGTCCTCATGTCCCTCTCAGGTCTGTCTGTGGGTTGTGGGGAGAGGCGGGTTCAGAAATTAAGGGCCAAGGGTCAGGGGGTTGGGAGGTAGATGAGCAGAGCTTAAGAAAATTTAGGCTGCCCTTGAACTGAGCCATGGCTTCAAATCCCACCCAGTTTTCCACCTGGGACATAAGGCAAGAGCCTGTTTCCTCGTGTGTAAAACAGAGCTGACGCTAGGCCTCAAGTCAGTCTTGAGGTAATTTCTACAATAAATTAGTGTTTAAATAGCTTCAATATTCAAATGGCCATCAGAAGTTATTctgactttattaaaataaaacgagcaagttatagatttttaaaaatctgtgtcattgatttgtaaatattttgtgtaAAAGAATTGCTAGTTTTGAGAGAAACACCAAGTCAAATAGAATCCATGAGCCACCTAATGTCACATCTGTTATAACAGACTTTagaatttctagatttttttttcttaaactttaataTGTGTAACTCCATCTTACTGGTTAAGTGTTCACAGTTTAATTTCTTACGTGGCCACAAGTACTATGAGGGTAGGGAACATATTCAGTACTTTTTGCCGGAGCCAAGTACAGCACCTGGCCAACTCTAGGCCTTTAAAATGTATCGAATgagaaaggaatgaatgaaaagcGCTCTGGATTTGCAGTTGTGGGAGTTTCAGACAAAGGTCTGGGTCCCCGTGAAGCGATGGGGGAGAAGAGGTGGTAGCGGGGTCCTATAACTGCTTCCCCCCACATGCATACACACTGCAGGAAAGACCCCCCACCTGTATTCTCATAGCATCCTGGGCCTTTTGGAACGGAAAGAGACCAGAGCAGGAAGCCCCATCGCTCACATTAGCCCCCACCGGCTACTGGGAAGGTAACAGCCCCCAAACGACACCCCAGGCCCTGTGATTTCCCCTCCCCCTGTTGTTCCCACCGGTTCACACCTACCTCCTCTTCCAGGAGAAACATGGTCTCCACCAAGATCCAGGACACCAAGGGCTGCCGGGCGTGCTGTGTGGGTGAGCCAGAACCCAAGGGGCGTGCCGGGGAGGCGGGGCGTGCCGGGGAGGCGGGGCGTGCCGGGGAGGCGGGGCGTGCCGGGGAGGCGGGGCGTGCCGGGGAGGCGGGGCGTGCCGGGGAGGCGGGGCGTGCCGGGGAGGCGGGGCGTGCCGGGGAGGCGGGGCGTGCCGGGGAGGCGGGGCTTGGGTGCATCCTCTCTGGAAGGCTGCAGAGTTCGTGCTTTGGGCCTAGCGGGAGGAgagcagggaggagagggaattGACCCTGACCCATCCTTGCCCACCCCCACAGCCGAGGGTGCGAGCTCCGGGGGCCCATTCCTGTGCGGGGCGCTGGAGACCTCCGTAGTCCTGCTCCAGTGGTACCAGCCCATGAACAAGTTCCTGCTGGTTCGGGTAAGGGACTTGGGACTCCGAGTACTGTGGACTCTGGACAGGCAGTGACTAGGGCCTTCCACCCTAGTTGCTTAATTGGAGAGCTCCCTGAAGCCCCGCCTCCATAGAGGCCTCGCCTACCACTCGCACTTCACAGGGCTTCTTGATTCTTAAACTCCGCCCTTCACACCTGGCCCCAAGGATTTCTCAGACTCTGTGCCCAGCCCCAGATTTCTAAGAAGATCCCATTCAGGACCTGTTCCTTTCTTTGAATATCTAAGAAGATAGGTTTTTACTGTCCTTGAGGCCCTGTACCTTGGGGGTCCCTGCCTATATCCAGGTTTCAATCAAAGCCACACACACTCTGAAGCCACACCCCTCGTTTTCTGAGGAGGCCCCAAACCCTCTGAGGCCTCTGACACCTTGAAATTTCCAGATAGCACCTCTCAAGACTGTGGGCCCAGGATATACTTCAGAAGTCCTAGGCCTGCGCAGGcgctgtggtgcacgcctgtaatccagcgACTCCGGAGGCTGGGaaaggaggatagcaagttcgagGCTAGTTTGAGTAAATTGGCCAGACTTAGCGAGacggtctcaaaattaaaacaaaataggaaGGGCAgaggctgtggctcaatggttgagcgcccctgagttcagtccccagtgcgacaaaaaa from Marmota flaviventris isolate mMarFla1 chromosome 18, mMarFla1.hap1, whole genome shotgun sequence includes:
- the Map4k1 gene encoding mitogen-activated protein kinase kinase kinase kinase 1 isoform X2, with the protein product MELVDPDIFNKDPRDHYDLLQRLGGGTYGEVFKARDKVSGDLVALKMVKMEPDDDVSTLQKEILMLKTCRHANIVAYHGSYLWLQKLWICMEFCGAGSLQDIYQVTGSLSELQISYVCREVLQGLAYLHSQKKIHRDIKGANILINDAGEVRLADFGISAQIGATLARRLSFIGTPYWMAPEVAAVALKGGYNELCDIWSLGITAIELAELQPPLFDVHPLRVLFLMTKSGYQPPRLKEKSKWSAAFHNFVKVTLTKSPKKRPGATKMLSHQLVSQPGLSRGLILDLLDKMRNPGKGLPIAETEDEDPEPPPAIPRRIRSTHQSSSLGIPDADCYRRHMEFRKLRGVEPRPPADSTARLQPPADFRSSSPRSHLSESDDDYDDVDIPPSAEDTPPPLPPKPKFRSPSDEGPGGMGDEGHLSPGVLVRCASGPPPRTPHLGPPPATRSPHLTAHSEPSLWNPASREPDQPPLLPPKKEKMKRKGCALLVKLFNGCPLRIHSTAAWTHPSTKDQHLLLGAEEGIFILNRNDQEATLEMLFPSRTTWLYSINNVLMSLSGKTPHLYSHSILGLLERKETRAGSPIAHISPHRLLGRRNMVSTKIQDTKGCRACCVAEGASSGGPFLCGALETSVVLLQWYQPMNKFLLVRQVLFPLPTPLPVFALLTSPGSDLPAVCIGVSPGRPAKSVLFHTVRFGALSCWLGEMSTEHKGAVQVTQVKEDMVMVLMDGSLKLVTPEGAPVRGLRTSEIPMTEPVEAVAMVGGRLQAFWKHGVQVWAPGSDQLLQELRDPTLTFRLLGSPRPVVVETRPADDPTAPSNLYIQE
- the Map4k1 gene encoding mitogen-activated protein kinase kinase kinase kinase 1 isoform X1 codes for the protein MELVDPDIFNKDPRDHYDLLQRLGGGTYGEVFKARDKVSGDLVALKMVKMEPDDDVSTLQKEILMLKTCRHANIVAYHGSYLWLQKLWICMEFCGAGSLQDIYQVTGSLSELQISYVCREVLQGLAYLHSQKKIHRDIKGANILINDAGEVRLADFGISAQIGATLARRLSFIGTPYWMAPEVAAVALKGGYNELCDIWSLGITAIELAELQPPLFDVHPLRVLFLMTKSGYQPPRLKEKSKWSAAFHNFVKVTLTKSPKKRPGATKMLSHQLVSQPGLSRGLILDLLDKMRNPGKGLPIAETEDEDPEPPPAIPRRIRSTHQSSSLGIPDADCYRRHMEFRKLRGVEPRPPADSTARLQPPADFRSSSPRSHLSESDDDYDDVDIPPSAEDTPPPLPPKPKFRSPSDEGPGGMGDEGHLSPGVLVRCASGPPPRTPHLGPPPATRSPHLTAHSEPSLWNPASREPDQPPLLPPKKEKMKRKGCALLVKLFNGCPLRIHSTAAWTHPSTKDQHLLLGAEEGIFILNRNDQEATLEMLFPSRTTWLYSINNVLMSLSGKTPHLYSHSILGLLERKETRAGSPIAHISPHRLLGRRNMVSTKIQDTKGCRACCVAEGASSGGPFLCGALETSVVLLQWYQPMNKFLLVRQQVLFPLPTPLPVFALLTSPGSDLPAVCIGVSPGRPAKSVLFHTVRFGALSCWLGEMSTEHKGAVQVTQVKEDMVMVLMDGSLKLVTPEGAPVRGLRTSEIPMTEPVEAVAMVGGRLQAFWKHGVQVWAPGSDQLLQELRDPTLTFRLLGSPRPVVVETRPADDPTAPSNLYIQE